From the Teredinibacter turnerae T7901 genome, one window contains:
- a CDS encoding condensation domain-containing protein, protein MRANSRMDGEALLEALAKERVFLKLHGDKLKYRVPGGQLSPELASQIKQAKPMLADCLAGETDFCLISPLSANQQSLFFNYQVVPESTAYDLAIGVSLDGRVEEKRLRAALAGLLVRYPCLGSSYRLLTIGGRTLPCQIVGIGDVDRFELHVETVEDFDAALEVAQNFYDTPLTLESSPNFLCQLINFSTSESALLLKFSHLSADGWTMGMIVSALNKLYTDSTPAEMALPLYTDYVIDQRTQESARWASAQAYWQNQLAQIPAHTSLNDCESPRVEQVSQRIPQGETQFFELSSQGRDRVEAFAQQHHTTASVVLLAVMQRQLLAVNPEGVIVGVPTLGARAPGYFSCAGYFVNPVPVFAGPDRLAQPFDEHLQETAANLAGALEHRDYPFGWLVKGLGLAPDIRTTPVFQVLFNFLQREVLGDLVDWLYPWSEPQSRPFLGLPTNPFPVFQQEGQFDLTLEIIDNGESYLGLLKYDPARLSEDVASDWIDAYLASLDAALSEN, encoded by the coding sequence ATGAGGGCGAACTCTAGGATGGATGGAGAGGCGCTACTCGAAGCTCTCGCTAAAGAACGCGTTTTTTTAAAGCTGCATGGCGACAAACTGAAATATCGGGTACCCGGTGGTCAGCTCAGTCCGGAATTGGCCAGCCAGATTAAACAAGCCAAGCCCATGCTCGCGGACTGTCTCGCAGGAGAGACTGATTTTTGTCTGATAAGCCCTTTGTCTGCGAACCAGCAATCACTGTTTTTCAACTATCAAGTTGTACCAGAGTCCACCGCGTACGATCTGGCGATCGGTGTTTCTCTGGATGGCCGGGTTGAAGAGAAACGCTTGCGCGCAGCTCTCGCGGGCCTGCTTGTGCGCTACCCCTGTCTGGGGTCCAGTTATCGCCTGTTAACTATCGGAGGGAGAACGCTTCCGTGCCAGATCGTAGGCATCGGTGATGTTGACCGTTTTGAGTTGCATGTTGAAACGGTGGAAGACTTTGATGCTGCGCTCGAAGTTGCACAAAATTTCTATGACACACCTCTCACCCTCGAATCATCGCCTAACTTTTTATGTCAACTGATAAATTTTTCGACATCTGAGTCTGCGTTATTACTGAAGTTTTCGCACCTTAGTGCTGATGGCTGGACAATGGGGATGATTGTTTCGGCTTTGAACAAACTGTATACAGATTCGACACCAGCAGAAATGGCTCTTCCTCTGTACACCGACTACGTGATAGACCAGCGCACTCAGGAGTCGGCCCGTTGGGCTTCGGCGCAGGCCTACTGGCAAAACCAACTGGCGCAGATTCCTGCGCACACCTCGCTGAATGATTGTGAATCACCGCGGGTGGAGCAGGTCAGTCAGCGCATTCCCCAAGGGGAAACTCAGTTTTTTGAGCTTTCTTCTCAAGGGCGGGACCGCGTAGAAGCTTTTGCTCAGCAACACCACACTACGGCATCCGTGGTTTTGCTGGCGGTTATGCAGCGTCAATTACTGGCAGTAAACCCAGAAGGCGTGATCGTCGGTGTGCCAACACTGGGGGCAAGGGCGCCAGGGTACTTCTCGTGCGCAGGCTACTTTGTGAACCCTGTGCCAGTGTTTGCTGGGCCAGACCGGCTCGCTCAGCCGTTTGATGAGCACTTACAGGAAACCGCAGCTAACCTGGCAGGCGCATTAGAGCATCGCGACTATCCATTTGGTTGGCTGGTTAAGGGCCTTGGGCTGGCGCCGGATATAAGAACTACGCCGGTGTTTCAGGTGCTGTTCAATTTTTTACAGCGAGAGGTGTTAGGGGATCTGGTGGACTGGTTGTACCCCTGGTCTGAGCCGCAGAGCCGTCCATTTTTGGGTTTGCCCACTAACCCCTTTCCCGTCTTCCAGCAGGAAGGCCAGTTTGATCTAACTCTCGAGATTATCGATAACGGAGAGTCTTATCTTGGTCTGCTGAAATACGATCCGGCAAGGCTCAGCGAGGATGTCGCCAGTGACTGGATTGACGCTTATCTAGCCTCGTTAGACGCAGCGCTCTCTGAGAACTGA
- a CDS encoding class I SAM-dependent methyltransferase, translating to MNTAYEASHFANNLDDEIRRLNAQVALFWPHEGDLLTQAGLRNGMSVLDIGCGPGHLIGLIKERFPNCRISGLERDPLLVTAAEQYLASQQLAGCQIFQGAAESPPLPEGSFDFITMRLVLEHVSKPEVALAAVKALLKPDGLLAVISNDFDFHLRTWPQVNALQPLYQAYCTARRDDGGDPTIGRRVPQLLQATGYSLVFNRLEMAHNAELGDEPFLRAEGVGIPAQLVKSGYLAQAAFDELARDWKSMLDTPGHVISRQLWLAVGRNCAAASAQVEAPSARQVKAAVDLPLPDRAALLTLIRQVLDDDLLDADDTLSDAGIDSVSAIILQDAIKNLTSVEIPILTLLDNLGVDRLWQLVSAGSRVTGPAVQGTNGVADEGEL from the coding sequence ATGAATACGGCATACGAGGCAAGTCATTTCGCCAATAATCTCGACGATGAAATTCGGCGGTTGAACGCGCAAGTCGCGCTTTTCTGGCCGCACGAGGGGGATCTACTGACGCAGGCCGGCTTGCGCAATGGTATGTCGGTTCTGGATATCGGCTGCGGCCCGGGCCACCTTATCGGCCTGATTAAAGAGCGCTTCCCAAACTGTCGAATTTCAGGGTTAGAGCGTGATCCGTTGCTCGTGACTGCAGCTGAACAATATTTGGCCAGTCAGCAGCTTGCGGGTTGTCAAATTTTCCAGGGCGCTGCAGAATCGCCACCCCTGCCCGAGGGCAGCTTCGACTTTATAACCATGCGCTTGGTGCTTGAGCATGTCTCCAAGCCGGAGGTTGCGCTAGCGGCGGTAAAAGCGTTGCTAAAGCCCGATGGTTTGCTCGCGGTTATCTCTAATGACTTTGATTTCCACCTGCGCACCTGGCCTCAGGTAAACGCTCTGCAGCCGCTCTATCAGGCGTACTGCACCGCACGAAGAGATGATGGTGGCGATCCTACCATTGGACGCCGCGTCCCCCAGCTACTCCAGGCCACCGGCTACAGCCTAGTTTTTAATCGCCTGGAAATGGCCCATAACGCGGAGCTTGGCGATGAGCCATTTCTGCGGGCGGAAGGCGTGGGGATACCTGCACAGCTAGTAAAAAGCGGTTATCTTGCGCAGGCAGCCTTCGATGAGCTGGCGCGAGATTGGAAATCCATGCTGGACACGCCGGGGCACGTCATTTCCCGACAGTTGTGGTTGGCGGTCGGCCGTAATTGCGCTGCGGCAAGCGCCCAAGTGGAAGCACCCAGCGCCCGTCAGGTAAAGGCTGCAGTGGATTTACCCCTGCCGGATCGCGCCGCGTTGCTCACCTTGATTCGGCAAGTTCTGGACGATGATTTACTCGACGCAGACGACACCCTGAGTGACGCTGGAATCGATTCCGTGAGCGCGATTATTTTGCAGGATGCCATCAAAAACCTGACCTCAGTCGAAATCCCCATCCTCACGCTACTCGATAATCTTGGCGTAGACCGCCTTTGGCAGTTGGTCAGCGCGGGAAGTAGAGTCACGGGGCCTGCCGTGCAAGGTACTAACGGGGTTGCTGATGAGGGCGAACTCTAG
- a CDS encoding non-ribosomal peptide synthetase: MVENTSYSLPPALVASEPETQFWLADQKGRRNAYNVICALQIRGLDQDRLVNAVSTTLAKFRIFNATYSFANGDLHRDYSGNALDVKIADAPRAQGWFEDQCQADFSLEHGPLCRLIIEPTAQPDTKRVAIVFHHIVMDLASKDIIKEYIEHAYNGNICAFKQAQDNYDLVTADAASWLESPVGERAKAYWQERTTGIQKHTQIHSSAESSDRLMKTANLALPAELQTAVVDFAKAHSSSPFLVMLTAYYWLLSKYANETNFAVGVPLSLRRNSSNDTTIGCLISVAPIIAKLEEGTSFLAALKEIRFAMLGAHRHPFYPSFVSGSGQDNGKLFCNGFTFEHPFTLSLNDAEVAPLPVRPNEPQLALFMRCWQDGNALHGDLEYDTSVFNHEFAERFSASYISVLGQMVSSPDAALSDINYQSPQDCTLIAGVNATEKAYAAPHHLMDLFEAQVAKAPHNTALRDSSGDLSYAELDAEANRRARVLIETGVKPGDVVALFYSRSRDMLAAIYAIQKAGAAYLPIDIQLPADRVSYMLRQASCKLLLNSTALPAGLDFSGQILAESEYHSLARTQPADKVSVTRDPDATAYIIFTSGSTGHPKGVANSHRGIANRLLWMQEAFNLGAEQIALFKTPYNFDVSVWEVFWPLQTGATLAIAAADSHLDPYSIAAQIKQFQANLVHFVPAMLSALLAAKVDGLPSVKTVICSGEELKQEHQQQFYAQFDGATLYNLYGPTEAAIDVSCWTCTPTFAGHVLPIGKPIANTQLHIVDEEMRPVPIGVMGELLIAGVQVAQGYVGAENLTAERFIANPFGEGRVYRTGDFARWNSAGEIEFLGRKDFQVKINGLRIELAEIENVMMSFSGIELAVVTTLDTGNSTALVAHFTCATGATVQEADLIAYLSGKLPAYEVPRYFQQLAAFSLTSSGKVDRKHIPVYSLPKLTEEAAPTGDLSDHEKLIHDAWCEVLGKTQCGLDVGFFEAGGDSLGMMTVHSILNSRHNFGLSRPDMFTHPSIRALAEHLDNRANIGSTPSATPIAKASASSRAQKMRQAMRKPKRANI, translated from the coding sequence ATGGTGGAAAATACCTCATACAGCCTACCCCCCGCATTGGTTGCCTCAGAGCCGGAAACCCAGTTCTGGCTGGCAGACCAGAAGGGACGCCGAAATGCCTACAACGTCATCTGCGCACTTCAGATACGCGGGCTGGATCAGGATCGCCTGGTCAATGCGGTATCAACCACACTCGCCAAGTTCCGAATTTTTAACGCTACCTACAGTTTTGCCAACGGCGATTTGCACCGTGATTACAGTGGTAACGCTCTAGACGTAAAAATTGCCGACGCTCCGCGCGCTCAAGGTTGGTTTGAAGACCAGTGCCAAGCGGACTTTTCACTTGAACATGGCCCGTTGTGTCGCCTGATTATTGAGCCAACGGCGCAACCCGATACCAAACGTGTCGCCATCGTCTTTCATCATATAGTGATGGATTTGGCCAGCAAGGACATTATCAAAGAATACATAGAACATGCCTACAACGGCAATATTTGCGCGTTCAAGCAGGCGCAGGATAATTACGACCTGGTCACAGCTGACGCAGCCTCATGGCTTGAGTCGCCAGTGGGAGAACGCGCTAAAGCCTATTGGCAGGAACGCACCACCGGCATTCAGAAACACACCCAGATTCACAGCAGCGCAGAATCCAGCGACCGCCTGATGAAAACCGCAAACTTGGCATTGCCTGCCGAGCTGCAAACGGCAGTCGTGGACTTCGCGAAAGCCCACAGCAGCTCACCCTTTTTAGTGATGCTGACAGCGTATTACTGGCTGCTGAGTAAATACGCGAACGAGACCAATTTTGCTGTGGGTGTGCCCTTGTCGTTGCGCCGCAACAGCAGTAACGACACCACCATCGGTTGCCTGATCAGCGTTGCCCCGATTATCGCCAAGCTCGAAGAAGGCACAAGCTTTCTCGCAGCCCTGAAAGAGATTCGCTTCGCCATGCTCGGCGCGCACCGGCACCCGTTCTATCCGTCGTTTGTTTCCGGTAGTGGGCAGGATAACGGTAAACTTTTCTGTAACGGATTCACCTTCGAACACCCGTTCACACTATCGCTCAACGATGCAGAAGTCGCGCCACTGCCTGTTCGCCCGAACGAACCGCAGCTCGCGCTCTTTATGCGTTGCTGGCAGGATGGCAACGCGCTGCACGGCGACCTGGAATACGATACCAGCGTATTTAATCACGAATTTGCAGAACGATTTAGCGCGTCTTATATCAGCGTTTTAGGGCAAATGGTGTCTAGCCCCGACGCCGCCCTTAGCGATATTAACTATCAGTCACCACAAGACTGCACCCTTATCGCCGGGGTAAACGCCACGGAGAAAGCATACGCCGCTCCGCACCACCTGATGGACTTGTTTGAAGCGCAAGTGGCAAAAGCCCCACACAACACTGCGCTGCGCGATTCATCCGGCGACCTCAGCTACGCGGAATTGGATGCAGAAGCCAATCGCCGCGCACGGGTTCTAATTGAGACAGGGGTAAAACCAGGCGACGTGGTTGCACTGTTCTATAGCCGCAGCCGCGACATGCTCGCGGCCATCTATGCGATTCAAAAGGCCGGAGCAGCCTATTTACCGATCGACATCCAACTGCCTGCCGATCGTGTGTCTTATATGCTTCGCCAGGCTAGCTGCAAACTGCTGCTCAATAGCACCGCATTGCCCGCAGGCCTCGATTTTTCTGGCCAGATACTCGCAGAGTCGGAATACCACTCACTCGCTCGCACACAGCCAGCGGACAAAGTTTCTGTCACCCGCGACCCTGACGCCACCGCCTACATCATATTTACCTCCGGCTCCACTGGTCATCCGAAAGGTGTAGCCAACAGCCACCGCGGTATCGCCAACCGTCTGCTTTGGATGCAAGAGGCATTTAATCTCGGCGCAGAACAAATTGCGTTGTTCAAAACACCCTATAATTTTGATGTGAGCGTATGGGAAGTTTTCTGGCCACTGCAAACCGGCGCGACTCTGGCGATCGCTGCAGCTGATAGCCATTTGGACCCTTATAGTATTGCCGCGCAGATCAAGCAATTTCAGGCGAATCTGGTGCATTTTGTACCAGCGATGCTTTCGGCATTACTCGCTGCAAAAGTTGATGGCCTGCCCTCAGTAAAAACCGTTATCTGCAGCGGCGAAGAATTAAAACAGGAACATCAACAGCAATTTTACGCACAATTTGACGGAGCCACTCTGTACAATCTTTACGGTCCTACCGAAGCGGCAATTGACGTAAGTTGCTGGACTTGCACCCCCACATTTGCGGGACATGTACTGCCAATCGGCAAGCCCATTGCCAATACGCAGCTGCATATTGTGGACGAAGAAATGCGACCTGTACCCATCGGAGTGATGGGCGAGCTACTCATTGCGGGGGTTCAGGTTGCACAAGGTTACGTGGGTGCGGAAAACCTCACCGCAGAGCGATTTATTGCGAACCCGTTTGGCGAAGGTCGAGTTTATCGCACTGGCGATTTTGCCCGCTGGAACAGCGCTGGCGAAATCGAATTCCTCGGTCGTAAAGACTTCCAGGTTAAAATCAACGGTTTGCGCATCGAGCTGGCCGAAATTGAAAACGTCATGATGAGCTTCAGTGGCATTGAATTAGCCGTTGTAACCACGCTCGACACGGGCAACTCAACAGCACTGGTTGCTCACTTTACCTGTGCCACCGGAGCGACAGTGCAGGAAGCCGACTTAATCGCTTACCTGAGCGGCAAACTCCCTGCCTACGAAGTTCCGCGCTACTTTCAACAGCTGGCAGCATTCAGCCTGACCTCCAGCGGTAAAGTAGACCGCAAACACATTCCGGTATACAGCCTGCCTAAATTGACAGAAGAAGCTGCTCCTACCGGCGACCTCAGCGACCATGAGAAACTCATCCACGATGCCTGGTGTGAGGTATTGGGCAAGACGCAATGCGGGCTTGATGTGGGTTTTTTCGAAGCCGGCGGTGACTCTTTAGGCATGATGACTGTTCACTCGATACTGAATAGTCGCCATAACTTTGGCTTGTCCAGACCAGATATGTTTACTCATCCAAGCATACGTGCTCTAGCGGAGCACCTGGATAATCGCGCAAACATCGGCTCCACACCGAGCGCCACGCCTATCGCTAAAGCGTCTGCAAGTAGTCGGGCTCAAAAAATGCGCCAAGCGATGCGCAAACCCAAACGCGCCAATATTTAA
- a CDS encoding acyltransferase family protein, with the protein MDATLQKHRRTDVELLRIIAAFLIVYFHGEGFIPAHWAYAGLTVFLIFMGYYACVGRPKPIFATAQRLLIPYAVWFVFYFVLRSFLGKPIFREHDNLLTFALSSPSIHLWFLPFAFICISLLHYLRRAVPALLLGSVAVGIATVLILAVPLWKGLGISTPFIQWLHALAPVLIGVGIAQLQTQRTVYRGLALVSIIVALVIATLYGEGRTTIGYALGIALCSVLFARESLIRPNRLVDTVAPTTMGIYLVHPAVLVILYWLGLRADTNVVVGFAVSAAGVWLVQKVLPPAVTRYLF; encoded by the coding sequence ATGGACGCAACACTGCAAAAACACCGTCGAACTGATGTAGAGCTGTTGCGGATAATTGCCGCGTTTCTTATTGTATATTTTCACGGCGAAGGATTTATTCCAGCGCATTGGGCGTACGCGGGCCTCACCGTATTTTTGATCTTTATGGGGTATTACGCCTGTGTCGGCCGGCCTAAACCTATTTTTGCAACCGCGCAACGTTTGCTAATTCCCTATGCTGTGTGGTTTGTCTTTTATTTTGTGCTGCGCTCGTTTCTGGGTAAACCCATCTTTCGCGAGCACGACAACCTGTTAACTTTTGCGTTATCGTCGCCGTCAATTCACCTGTGGTTTTTACCATTTGCGTTTATCTGTATTTCCTTGTTGCACTACTTACGCCGGGCGGTGCCCGCATTGTTACTGGGAAGTGTGGCTGTGGGAATCGCGACCGTACTTATTCTCGCAGTGCCGCTATGGAAGGGGCTCGGGATATCAACGCCATTTATCCAATGGCTGCACGCGCTCGCGCCAGTGTTGATTGGTGTGGGTATCGCGCAACTTCAAACGCAACGCACTGTTTATCGCGGGTTGGCGTTGGTTTCGATCATTGTGGCTTTGGTTATAGCCACCTTGTATGGTGAGGGCCGAACGACGATCGGTTACGCGTTGGGTATTGCGTTGTGCAGTGTGCTCTTCGCAAGAGAAAGCCTTATTCGGCCTAACCGATTGGTTGATACAGTAGCGCCAACCACTATGGGCATCTACTTGGTCCACCCGGCCGTATTGGTGATTTTATATTGGCTGGGTTTGCGCGCGGATACCAACGTGGTAGTGGGGTTCGCGGTTTCTGCAGCGGGGGTGTGGCTGGTGCAAAAAGTTTTGCCACCAGCTGTAACCCGGTATCTGTTTTAA
- a CDS encoding acyltransferase family protein produces MKLEALTSLRFFAALMVLCSHLRFLAESDNPLVKLIYDKVFWEGYIGVTFFFILSGFILSFAYQQRLQNRQIGFWEYMSARVARIYPLHIVTWLLALPLVFFLVPSSTESLTTYFTNGALIQSYFPDRAIHFSANIPSWSLSDEMFFYLLFPFLLRCGNRLLLGLVAVLLAWHFAIFLSELSEQRKHFYNYVFPLARLLDFVVGLLLFRWYSQAWKPLPEGTATLVQLGALGLLAVFFAIKGVIPQSLRFDVFYILPMALVIVAFATDRGLLAKALQNPVLVLLGEASFALYLTHQLVIRYAEVAAGNWAWPMDAFAAVVLLAVAIAVSVLCYLGFEKRLHRWALSKLIPLGKSLDHGRNTAKTPSN; encoded by the coding sequence GTGAAGCTCGAGGCGTTAACTTCACTGCGGTTTTTCGCCGCGCTAATGGTGCTGTGCAGTCACCTGCGCTTTCTTGCTGAAAGTGATAACCCGCTGGTTAAATTAATTTACGATAAAGTTTTTTGGGAAGGTTATATCGGCGTTACCTTCTTCTTCATCCTTTCTGGATTTATTCTGAGCTTCGCTTATCAGCAACGATTACAGAACCGGCAAATAGGGTTTTGGGAGTACATGAGTGCGCGCGTTGCCCGCATATACCCTCTGCATATTGTTACCTGGTTATTGGCGCTACCTTTGGTATTTTTTCTGGTGCCTTCATCGACCGAGTCTTTGACGACCTATTTCACCAATGGTGCCTTAATCCAATCCTATTTCCCTGATAGAGCCATCCATTTTTCGGCCAATATTCCGTCGTGGAGCCTGTCAGATGAAATGTTTTTTTACCTGCTGTTTCCTTTTCTTTTACGTTGCGGTAACCGGCTTCTACTCGGCTTGGTTGCGGTTTTGTTGGCATGGCACTTTGCCATTTTTTTAAGCGAATTGTCTGAACAGCGAAAACATTTTTACAACTATGTTTTCCCTCTGGCTCGCTTGCTGGATTTTGTGGTCGGCCTTTTATTGTTCCGCTGGTATAGCCAGGCATGGAAGCCGTTGCCAGAAGGCACGGCAACCCTTGTTCAGCTGGGCGCGCTGGGTTTGCTTGCTGTGTTTTTTGCGATAAAAGGTGTGATTCCCCAGTCGCTTCGTTTTGATGTTTTTTATATTTTGCCCATGGCGTTGGTGATTGTGGCGTTCGCCACTGATCGTGGCTTGTTAGCCAAAGCACTTCAAAACCCTGTGCTTGTACTGTTGGGTGAAGCGAGTTTTGCATTGTATCTCACTCATCAATTGGTTATTCGCTACGCGGAAGTGGCGGCCGGGAATTGGGCTTGGCCTATGGATGCTTTTGCGGCAGTGGTGTTGCTTGCCGTTGCGATAGCGGTGAGTGTGCTGTGTTACCTGGGCTTTGAGAAGCGACTCCACCGCTGGGCGCTGAGCAAACTTATTCCACTGGGGAAATCACTGGATCATGGACGCAACACTGCAAAAACACCGTCGAACTGA